In Acropora palmata chromosome 7, jaAcrPala1.3, whole genome shotgun sequence, one genomic interval encodes:
- the LOC141887246 gene encoding galanin receptor 2a-like: protein MIWGILSAIDNIVFFILKNECPKEPTVEALFVSLLCLFSTLGSLAVMSCDRLLAVNKPWWYRSHATNSLAIKQIVLVWVIAVILSSIGGGYRHNDSSLVWSMYLFLATVFCLCYALTIIGCYIGVLIVNCRRGLSMDQYGGPMQTVLRREKKVANTVGLILIVFCLSLLPAVIGPMILFHFGVSRNEIVPLRPFYHIFTTLNGLLNSLVNYGRNENVRRAIRSLIRCQRCCEGDRHGGRADNGQRRRNLVPLRRTNKITVAPYQNTQEGSE, encoded by the coding sequence ATGATATGGGGAATTTTGTCTGCTATCGACAACATAgtgttttttattcttaaaaaCGAGTGCCCTAAGGAACCAACAGTAGAAGCACTCTTCGTAAGCCTTCTTTGTCTCTTTTCAACGCTTGGCAGTTTAGCAGTGATGAGCTGTGACCGTCTTTTGGCAGTGAACAAGCCCTGGTGGTACCGAAGTCACGCCACCAACTCACTTGCTATCAAGCAAATAGTTTTGGTGTGGGTGATTGCTGTAATTCTCTCTAGTATTGGCGGGGGCTACCGGCACAATGATTCGTCTTTAGTGTGGTCAATGTATCTGTTTCTTGCTACtgtgttttgtctttgttatgCCTTGACCATTATCGGTTGTTATATTGGAGTGCTGATTGTTAATTGCAGGCGTGGGCTTTCCATGGATCAATACGGAGGTCCTATGCAGACAGTTTTAAGGCGCGAGAAAAAAGTAGCTAACACAGTTGGTTTGATCcttattgtgttttgtttatcCCTTCTGCCAGCCGTGATTGGTCCAATGATCTTGTTCCACTTTGGCGTCTCTCGAAACGAAATTGTCCCCTTGAGGCCGTTCTATCATATTTTTACCACTCTAAATGGCTTATTGAATTCTCTAGTTAACTATGGCCGCAATGAAAATGTCCGGAGAGCAATCCGCAGTTTAATAAGATGCCAAAGGTGCTGTGAGGGAGACCGTCACGGTGGCAGGGCTGATAATGGGCAAAGACGCAGAAATTTGGTCCCCTTGAGACGCACCAACAAAATCACAGTTGCTCCATACCAAAATACTCAAGAGGGCTCCgaataa